In Chloroflexia bacterium SDU3-3, one DNA window encodes the following:
- the phoU gene encoding phosphate signaling complex protein PhoU, translating into MRTQYTWELESLRTQITTLGHTVADRLAQAILALQQHDTALAKMLIDADSEINAMRDTIAERVVAIIATQQPVAYDLRALIAASEIASELERVGDYAKSLAKITLGSPRQQASAMPMPLAPLVREVQAMLAEAIECFAMQDEIRARELESADDVVDALEAQFRAHVAEMHRDDPQSMLWATDALIAAHTLERIADRATNIAERVIFIASGERVELNH; encoded by the coding sequence ATGCGCACGCAGTACACATGGGAGCTAGAGTCCCTTCGCACCCAGATCACCACCCTGGGCCACACCGTGGCCGACCGGCTGGCGCAGGCCATTCTGGCGCTGCAGCAGCACGACACTGCCCTGGCCAAGATGCTGATCGACGCCGACAGCGAGATCAACGCCATGCGCGACACCATCGCCGAGCGCGTGGTCGCGATCATCGCCACCCAGCAGCCAGTAGCCTACGACCTGCGCGCGCTGATCGCCGCGAGCGAGATCGCCAGCGAGCTAGAGCGCGTGGGCGACTACGCCAAGAGCCTGGCCAAGATCACGCTGGGCAGCCCGCGCCAGCAGGCCAGCGCCATGCCCATGCCGCTCGCCCCGCTGGTGCGCGAGGTGCAGGCCATGCTGGCCGAGGCGATCGAGTGCTTCGCCATGCAGGATGAGATCCGCGCCCGCGAGCTGGAGAGCGCCGACGACGTGGTGGATGCGCTAGAGGCCCAGTTCCGCGCCCACGTGGCCGAGATGCACCGCGACGACCCGCAGTCCATGCTCTGGGCCACCGACGCCCTGATCGCCGCCCACACGCTGGAGCGCATCGCCGACCGCGCCACCAACATCGCCGAGCGCGTGATCTTCATCGCCAGCGGCGAGCGGGTCGAGCTCAACCACTAG
- a CDS encoding CBS domain-containing protein — protein MSAPAVTVNLAVPLSEALELMSTSGVRRLPVVVDTGELCGIITQGDIRGADVFQAAGVDTLAIAETLCSVKVYQVMCDTPLTVGPSTNIREAAMLMIENKIGGIPVVDSQRQVVGIITESDLFEALVEQLDQRHTM, from the coding sequence ATGTCGGCCCCGGCGGTCACGGTGAACCTCGCGGTGCCGCTGAGCGAGGCGCTGGAGCTGATGAGCACCTCGGGCGTGCGGCGGCTGCCCGTGGTGGTGGACACCGGCGAGCTATGCGGGATCATCACCCAGGGCGACATCCGCGGCGCGGATGTGTTCCAGGCCGCTGGCGTCGACACGCTGGCCATCGCCGAGACTCTGTGCAGCGTGAAGGTCTACCAGGTGATGTGCGACACGCCGCTGACCGTCGGACCCAGCACCAACATCCGCGAGGCCGCCATGCTGATGATCGAGAACAAGATCGGCGGCATCCCCGTGGTGGATAGCCAGCGCCAGGTGGTGGGCATCATCACCGAGAGCGACCTGTTCGAGGCCCTGGTCGAGCAGCTCGACCAGCGACATACAATGTAG
- a CDS encoding universal stress protein, translated as MKHILVPLDGSSLAERVLPYVREIAKIAKVDVTLLQVLDDRGQEAFIAEDAMVAHADGKETSSPRRPPYDTDDAEYARTYMADMVADLSRDGIEAQSIIRVGQPAEIIVEMAGAAGTMIAMATHGYSGVRRLALGSVADKVVHLSEGPVFLVRGDVEVAEPRFHRLLVPLDDTPVAKQVLPCAIDFAEQAGAELLLLRAIQPFVDHYAELQPFGYTQPPDEQWLMEQRAEIKRDLLGHAELVRQRHAATRAMVCDGDPAEVIVEEAKRLCADVIIMATHGRSGLQRWAMGSVADTVLHHTCKPMVLVRAHHNHN; from the coding sequence ATGAAACACATTCTGGTTCCTCTAGATGGATCATCCCTCGCCGAGCGTGTGCTGCCCTACGTGCGCGAGATCGCCAAGATCGCCAAGGTGGATGTCACCCTGCTGCAGGTGCTCGACGACCGTGGGCAGGAGGCCTTCATCGCCGAGGATGCCATGGTGGCGCACGCCGACGGCAAGGAAACGTCATCCCCGCGCCGCCCGCCCTACGACACCGACGACGCCGAGTACGCCCGCACCTATATGGCCGATATGGTCGCCGACCTGAGCCGCGATGGCATCGAGGCCCAGTCGATCATCCGCGTGGGCCAGCCCGCCGAGATCATCGTGGAGATGGCCGGTGCCGCTGGCACCATGATCGCCATGGCCACCCACGGCTACAGCGGCGTGCGCCGCCTGGCCCTGGGCAGCGTGGCCGACAAGGTGGTGCACCTCTCCGAAGGGCCGGTGTTCCTGGTGCGCGGCGATGTGGAGGTGGCCGAGCCGCGCTTCCACCGGCTGCTGGTGCCGCTGGATGACACGCCAGTGGCCAAGCAGGTGCTGCCCTGCGCGATCGATTTCGCCGAGCAGGCCGGGGCCGAGCTGCTGCTGCTGCGCGCCATCCAGCCCTTTGTCGACCACTACGCCGAGCTGCAGCCCTTCGGCTACACCCAGCCGCCGGATGAGCAGTGGCTGATGGAGCAGCGCGCCGAGATCAAGCGCGATCTGCTGGGCCACGCCGAGCTGGTGCGCCAGCGCCACGCCGCCACCCGCGCCATGGTCTGCGACGGCGACCCCGCCGAGGTGATCGTGGAGGAGGCCAAGCGGCTGTGCGCCGACGTGATCATTATGGCAACCCACGGGCGCAGCGGGCTGCAGCGCTGGGCCATGGGCAGCGTGGCCGACACTGTGCTGCACCACACCTGCAAGCCCATGGTGCTGGTGCGCGCCCACCACAACCATAACTAA
- the mtnA gene encoding S-methyl-5-thioribose-1-phosphate isomerase produces MANDLETLWWEAGALYLIDQRLLPAQVVPVRCDTVGAVAAAIQSMQVRGAPAIGCVAAYGMAIAARTPATSAAALLDALVSAKRQLDAARPTAVNLAWATARMLARAQREGSVAGIQQALLDEAHAIKAEDLAMCHAIGQHGAPLIPAQGRVLTHCNAGGLATAGYGTALAPIRTAHAQGRALHVWVDETRPFLQGARLTAWELQQAGVPLTLITDSMAGYFMQRGQVDCVIVGADRIVANGDTANKIGTYSLAVLAKAHSIPFYVAAPSSTIDTALPDGSHIPIEQRASDEVTQLAGTPIAPAGVDAAHPAFDVTPGSLITAIITERGVWYPPFAFTRLNAA; encoded by the coding sequence ATGGCCAATGATCTTGAGACACTATGGTGGGAAGCTGGCGCACTCTACCTGATCGACCAGCGGCTCCTGCCCGCACAGGTGGTTCCCGTGCGCTGCGACACGGTGGGGGCGGTCGCCGCTGCCATCCAGTCGATGCAGGTGCGCGGCGCTCCGGCCATCGGCTGCGTGGCGGCCTATGGCATGGCCATCGCCGCGCGCACCCCGGCCACATCCGCCGCCGCGCTGCTGGATGCGCTGGTCAGCGCCAAGCGCCAGCTGGACGCCGCCCGCCCGACTGCGGTGAACCTGGCCTGGGCCACCGCGCGCATGCTGGCCCGCGCCCAGCGCGAGGGCAGCGTGGCTGGCATCCAGCAGGCCCTGCTCGATGAGGCCCACGCGATCAAAGCCGAGGATCTGGCCATGTGCCACGCCATCGGCCAGCACGGCGCGCCGCTCATCCCTGCCCAGGGCCGCGTGCTAACGCACTGCAACGCGGGCGGGCTGGCCACGGCGGGCTACGGCACCGCGCTCGCACCCATCCGCACCGCGCACGCCCAGGGCCGCGCGCTGCATGTGTGGGTCGATGAGACCAGGCCGTTCCTACAGGGCGCGCGGCTGACCGCGTGGGAGCTGCAGCAGGCCGGGGTGCCGCTGACGCTGATCACCGACTCGATGGCGGGCTACTTCATGCAGCGCGGCCAGGTCGACTGTGTGATCGTCGGGGCCGACCGGATCGTGGCCAACGGCGACACCGCCAACAAGATCGGCACCTACAGCCTGGCGGTGCTGGCCAAGGCGCACAGCATCCCGTTCTACGTGGCCGCGCCCTCATCCACCATCGACACGGCCCTGCCCGATGGCTCGCACATCCCGATCGAGCAGCGCGCGTCGGACGAGGTGACGCAGCTGGCTGGCACGCCCATCGCCCCGGCGGGCGTGGACGCCGCCCACCCGGCCTTCGACGTGACGCCCGGCAGCCTGATCACGGCCATCATCACCGAGCGCGGCGTCTGGTACCCGCCGTTCGCATTTACCCGCCTGAACGCTGCCTAG
- a CDS encoding carbohydrate kinase family protein gives MNFPGSFRDHILPEKTHMLTVSFLVDSMKRLRGGVAGNVALTLALLGERPLVLASAGQDFGEYRAWMEEHGIDHSGIAAVADEFTASCFINTDLAGNQIVAFYTGAMAYSKNLSLVPLGLGPDDLVLISPTDPEAMSRYARECRELGVPFLFDPGKQTPRLTGEQIVDGLQGAKILVGNDYEFAMMAQATGKTEEELIRSVPITLVTRGGEGATIYTEGREIHIPIAPVERVLDPTGAGDAFLGGFVFGLSRGLPLETAGRIAALAASYCIEQHGCQEHSYTSASFAERYAATFGTPLPLEALAAQASA, from the coding sequence ATGAACTTCCCCGGCTCGTTCCGCGATCACATCCTGCCGGAGAAGACCCACATGCTCACCGTGAGCTTCCTGGTCGATTCCATGAAGCGGCTGCGCGGCGGCGTGGCGGGCAATGTGGCCCTGACCCTGGCCCTGCTGGGCGAGCGCCCGCTGGTGCTGGCCAGCGCCGGCCAGGATTTTGGCGAGTACCGCGCCTGGATGGAGGAGCACGGCATCGACCACAGCGGCATCGCCGCCGTGGCCGACGAGTTCACCGCCTCGTGCTTTATCAACACCGACCTCGCGGGCAACCAGATCGTGGCCTTCTACACCGGCGCGATGGCCTACTCGAAGAACCTTTCGCTCGTGCCGCTGGGCCTGGGGCCAGACGACCTGGTGCTGATCTCGCCCACCGACCCCGAGGCCATGAGCCGCTACGCCCGCGAGTGCCGCGAGTTGGGCGTGCCCTTCCTGTTCGACCCCGGCAAGCAGACCCCGCGCCTCACCGGCGAGCAGATCGTGGATGGCCTGCAGGGCGCGAAGATCCTGGTGGGCAACGACTACGAGTTCGCCATGATGGCCCAGGCCACCGGCAAGACCGAGGAGGAGCTGATCCGCTCGGTGCCGATCACCCTGGTGACGCGCGGCGGCGAGGGCGCGACGATCTACACCGAGGGCCGCGAGATCCACATCCCGATCGCGCCGGTCGAGCGCGTGCTCGACCCCACCGGCGCGGGCGACGCCTTCCTGGGCGGCTTTGTGTTCGGCCTCTCGCGCGGGCTGCCGCTGGAGACCGCCGGGCGCATCGCGGCGCTGGCCGCCTCGTACTGCATCGAGCAGCACGGCTGCCAGGAGCACAGCTACACCAGCGCGTCCTTCGCCGAGCGCTACGCCGCCACCTTCGGCACACCGCTGCCGCTGGAGGCCCTGGCCGCACAGGCGAGCGCCTAA
- a CDS encoding adenosylhomocysteinase, whose translation MANPYDIKDISLAEQGRKRIDWAEKEMPVLRLIRERFAKERPLQGLKVSACLHVTAETANLMKTLAVGGADVVLAASNPLSTQDDVAAALVAYEEIPVFAIKGEDNETYYSHLKAALDHNPNVTMDDGADLVSGVLKDRRDLLQTLLGSTEETTTGVIRLKAMAADGVLSFPVIAVNDSDTKHMFDNRYGTGQSTIDGIIRATNVLLAGKTFVVAGYGWCSRGIASRAHGLGANVIVTEVDPIKALEAAMDGFRVMPMLEAAKLADFICTATGDKNVIDGHHFEVMKDGCIVSNSGHFNVEINIPALEALSVEKRQPRQFIDQYITKDGRQINLLGEGRLINLASAEGHPSAVMDMSFANQALASEFLLENKGKLSNGVHALPKEVDQRIAALKLEAMGINIDTLTAEQAHYLASWEEGT comes from the coding sequence TTGGCCAACCCGTACGACATTAAGGACATCAGCCTTGCCGAGCAGGGCCGCAAGCGGATCGACTGGGCAGAGAAAGAGATGCCCGTGCTCCGCCTTATCCGCGAGCGCTTCGCCAAGGAGCGCCCCCTGCAGGGCCTGAAGGTCTCGGCCTGTCTGCACGTGACCGCCGAGACGGCCAACCTGATGAAGACCCTGGCCGTAGGCGGCGCAGATGTGGTGCTGGCCGCCTCCAACCCGCTCTCGACTCAGGACGACGTGGCCGCCGCGCTGGTGGCCTACGAGGAGATCCCGGTGTTCGCGATCAAGGGCGAGGACAACGAGACCTACTACAGCCACCTGAAGGCCGCGCTGGACCACAACCCGAACGTCACCATGGACGACGGCGCGGATCTGGTCTCGGGCGTGCTGAAGGATCGCCGCGACCTGCTGCAGACCCTGCTCGGCTCGACCGAGGAGACCACCACCGGCGTCATCCGGCTCAAGGCCATGGCCGCCGACGGCGTGCTGTCCTTCCCGGTGATCGCGGTGAACGATAGCGACACCAAGCACATGTTCGACAACCGCTACGGCACGGGCCAGTCGACCATCGACGGCATCATCCGCGCCACCAACGTGCTGCTGGCCGGCAAGACCTTCGTGGTGGCCGGCTACGGCTGGTGCTCACGCGGCATCGCCTCGCGCGCGCACGGCCTGGGCGCGAACGTGATCGTGACCGAGGTCGACCCGATCAAGGCGCTGGAGGCCGCGATGGACGGCTTCCGCGTGATGCCGATGCTGGAGGCCGCCAAGCTGGCCGACTTCATCTGCACCGCCACCGGCGACAAGAACGTGATCGACGGCCACCACTTCGAGGTGATGAAGGATGGCTGCATCGTCTCGAACTCGGGCCACTTCAACGTGGAGATCAACATCCCCGCGCTTGAGGCCCTCTCGGTCGAGAAGCGCCAGCCGCGCCAGTTCATCGACCAGTACATCACCAAGGATGGCCGCCAGATCAACCTGCTGGGCGAGGGCCGCCTGATCAACCTGGCCAGCGCCGAGGGCCACCCCAGCGCCGTGATGGACATGTCGTTCGCCAACCAGGCCCTGGCCAGCGAGTTCCTGCTGGAGAACAAGGGCAAGCTCTCCAACGGCGTGCACGCGCTGCCGAAGGAAGTGGACCAGCGGATCGCCGCCCTCAAGCTTGAGGCGATGGGCATCAACATCGACACGCTGACCGCAGAGCAGGCCCACTACCTGGCCTCCTGGGAAGAGGGCACATAG
- a CDS encoding methionine adenosyltransferase: MPTSFMQSPKLFFTSESVTEGHPDKICDQVSDAILDAFLAQDPRARVACETATTTGLIVVLGEVTFGTGYIPVEEIVRKTVKEIGYTSNDFGFDADTCGVMVALHGQSPDIAQGVNRALEARSRITEEEVETIGAGDQGMMFGFACNETPELMPASIALAHRLGRRLSKLRKDGTLPYLRPDGKSQVTVEYSYGKPVRVDTVLISNQHAADVEQEQIHRDIIEQVIKAEIPAEWLDEDTKFFVNPTGRFVIGGPMGDSGLTGRKIIVDTYGGVGRHGGGAFSGKDPTKVDRSAAYAARWVAKNVVAAGLAERFEVQLAYAIGVAKPLSIGVETFGTGKVADEVIVKAISEVFDLRPGAIIRDLDLRRPIYRQTAAYGHFGRTDVELPWEQTNRVDALRAAAGL; the protein is encoded by the coding sequence ATGCCAACATCGTTCATGCAATCCCCCAAGCTCTTCTTCACCTCCGAGAGCGTCACCGAGGGGCACCCCGACAAAATCTGCGACCAGGTATCCGACGCGATCCTGGATGCGTTCCTTGCCCAAGACCCGCGCGCCCGCGTGGCCTGCGAGACGGCCACCACCACCGGCCTGATCGTGGTGCTGGGCGAGGTCACCTTCGGCACGGGCTACATCCCGGTCGAGGAGATCGTGCGCAAGACCGTGAAGGAGATCGGCTACACCAGCAACGACTTCGGCTTCGACGCCGACACCTGCGGCGTGATGGTGGCCCTGCACGGCCAGTCGCCCGACATCGCCCAGGGCGTGAACCGCGCCCTTGAGGCCCGCAGCCGCATCACCGAGGAGGAGGTCGAGACCATCGGCGCTGGCGACCAGGGCATGATGTTCGGCTTCGCCTGCAACGAGACCCCCGAGCTGATGCCGGCCTCGATCGCGCTGGCCCACCGCCTGGGCCGCCGCCTCTCGAAGCTGCGCAAGGATGGCACCCTGCCCTACCTGCGCCCCGACGGCAAGAGCCAGGTGACAGTGGAGTACAGCTACGGCAAGCCCGTGCGCGTGGACACCGTGCTGATCTCGAACCAGCACGCCGCCGATGTCGAGCAGGAGCAGATCCACCGCGACATCATCGAGCAGGTGATCAAGGCCGAGATCCCCGCCGAGTGGCTCGACGAGGACACCAAGTTCTTCGTCAACCCCACGGGCCGGTTCGTGATCGGCGGCCCCATGGGCGATAGCGGCCTGACCGGGCGCAAGATCATCGTGGACACCTACGGCGGCGTGGGCCGCCACGGCGGCGGCGCGTTCAGCGGCAAGGACCCGACGAAGGTGGACCGCTCGGCGGCCTACGCGGCGCGCTGGGTGGCCAAGAATGTGGTGGCCGCAGGCCTGGCCGAGCGCTTCGAGGTGCAGCTGGCCTACGCCATCGGCGTGGCCAAGCCGCTCTCGATCGGCGTCGAGACCTTCGGCACCGGCAAGGTGGCCGACGAGGTGATCGTCAAGGCCATCAGCGAGGTCTTCGACCTGCGCCCCGGCGCGATCATCCGCGACCTCGACCTGCGCCGCCCGATCTACCGCCAGACGGCGGCCTACGGCCACTTTGGCCGCACCGATGTGGAGCTGCCCTGGGAGCAGACCAACCGCGTGGACGCGCTGCGCGCGGCGGCTGGCCTCTAG
- a CDS encoding LPXTG cell wall anchor domain-containing protein: MHARHLAPILAAALIFGGIAGLGAPVAWAQEPPPRPTLTPAPPTATPEPTAAPTSTPRPSRDDDNDDDRPTATPEPTATVAPTATPEPTATVAPTATPEPTATVAPTPVVARLPDTGGSGGAPWLLAALGALMLATGIGVLRRSMR, from the coding sequence ATGCACGCACGACACCTCGCGCCCATCCTGGCGGCGGCGCTGATCTTCGGCGGGATCGCAGGGCTGGGCGCGCCCGTGGCATGGGCGCAGGAGCCGCCGCCGCGGCCCACGCTCACGCCTGCGCCGCCCACCGCCACGCCCGAGCCGACCGCAGCGCCCACCAGCACGCCCCGGCCCAGCCGCGACGACGACAATGATGACGACCGGCCCACCGCCACGCCCGAGCCGACCGCCACCGTGGCCCCCACCGCCACGCCCGAGCCGACCGCCACCGTGGCCCCCACCGCCACGCCCGAGCCGACCGCCACCGTGGCCCCCACGCCGGTGGTGGCCCGCCTGCCGGACACCGGCGGCAGCGGCGGCGCACCATGGCTGCTGGCCGCGCTGGGCGCGCTGATGCTGGCCACCGGCATCGGGGTGCTGCGGCGCAGCATGCGCTAG
- a CDS encoding polysaccharide deacetylase family protein, whose translation MEELRAARRAEYRRLRERRRRGLSGLAKYLIVLNAFCLAMVAWLYLPRAGGVGGLASPTSLADGAAKPGPLQLVGAAGLVPTPLPALGGPLQAGPVPILMYHYVRTVDQAADPLGYGLSVTPAQFDEQMRWLHDNGYATVTMATAQRCIQGEPACPAKTVALTFDDGYLDAYTEALPVLQRYGFVATFYVVDSFVGQPPYMSWEQIVAMHRNGMEIGSHTLDHIDLSQAASAEVLRQAADSKREIEAKIGAPISSFCYPSGRYNADTVAQVRAAGFSNATTTRYDNDYSDMLTLPRRRIEGGKGLDVFASLVQEPTALRAGWYRAG comes from the coding sequence ATGGAAGAACTGCGCGCCGCTCGCCGCGCCGAGTACCGCCGCCTGCGCGAGCGGCGGCGGCGGGGGCTATCGGGGCTGGCGAAATACCTGATCGTGCTGAATGCCTTCTGCCTGGCCATGGTGGCCTGGCTGTACCTGCCGAGGGCGGGCGGGGTCGGCGGCCTGGCCTCGCCCACGTCGCTGGCCGATGGCGCGGCCAAGCCCGGGCCGCTGCAGCTGGTGGGGGCCGCTGGGCTGGTTCCCACGCCGCTACCCGCGCTCGGCGGGCCGCTGCAGGCCGGGCCGGTGCCCATCCTGATGTACCACTACGTGCGCACCGTCGATCAGGCCGCCGACCCGCTGGGCTACGGCCTCTCGGTCACACCTGCCCAGTTCGACGAGCAGATGCGCTGGCTGCACGACAACGGCTACGCCACAGTGACGATGGCCACCGCCCAGCGCTGCATCCAGGGCGAGCCAGCCTGCCCGGCCAAGACCGTGGCGCTCACCTTCGACGACGGCTACCTAGATGCCTACACCGAGGCGCTACCGGTGCTACAGCGCTACGGCTTCGTGGCCACGTTCTACGTGGTGGATAGCTTCGTGGGCCAGCCGCCCTACATGAGCTGGGAGCAGATCGTGGCGATGCACCGCAATGGCATGGAGATCGGCTCGCACACGCTGGACCATATCGACCTCTCGCAGGCAGCCTCGGCGGAGGTGCTGCGGCAGGCGGCGGACTCGAAGCGCGAGATCGAGGCGAAGATCGGCGCGCCGATCAGCAGCTTCTGCTACCCATCCGGGCGCTACAACGCCGATACGGTGGCGCAGGTGCGCGCCGCTGGCTTCAGCAACGCCACCACCACCCGCTACGACAACGACTACTCGGACATGCTCACGCTGCCGCGACGGCGGATCGAGGGCGGCAAAGGGCTGGATGTGTTCGCGTCGCTGGTGCAGGAGCCGACGGCGCTGCGCGCCGGATGGTATCGCGCCGGGTAG